The Eleginops maclovinus isolate JMC-PN-2008 ecotype Puerto Natales chromosome 6, JC_Emac_rtc_rv5, whole genome shotgun sequence DNA segment GCATCGGAGCAGTTATCCAACACACAATGCCTAATGGGGAGGTACGACCAATCGCGTACGCTTCCCGAACATTAAAcccagcagagaaaaaacattctCAGATAGAGAAGGAAGCGCTAGGACTGATTTATGGAGTTAAGAAATTCCATCAGTATTTGTGGGGCAGACATTTTAACTTAGTGACTGACCATCACCCTCTTCTGTCACTGTTAGGAGAGTTTAAGAGTCTGCCTACACTAGCTTCTGCACGTATTCAGAGGTGGGCAATTATCTTATCTGCCTATGACTATCACATTGTCTACTGTAAGTCAGAGgaacacagtaacacagtaacacagaTGGTCTTTCACGTTGCCCTTTACCAGAAACCAGCAACACTGGGACTGCTGTTACTACAGCACTTGTCCACTCATTGCTGGAAGAGCACCTACAAGGCTAAATGCTACACAAGTTGCTAGGGTGACACGCATAGACAGTGAACTATCCAGAGTGTACAAGTATGTCATGGAAGGCTGGCCTAGCCAAGTAGAGGAACActcaaaagtgtttttcacaAAAAGAAATGAGCTCTCCACAGAGCAAGGCTGTGTTTTATGGAGGACCTGAGTCATCGTACCTTCAAagatgagaaaaatgtgttaaaagagATTCACACTGGTCACCAAGGCATAGTAAATCTGGACGCTGATGTGGAGCAGGTCTGCAAAGAATGTGAAACTTGCCAGCTGGATCAGAAAATCAGCATGTCCCACTTCACCCAAGGGAGTTTCCAGGTGAGTCCTGGAAAAGACTTCACATTGACTTTGCTGGACCCTTTCTGAACAACATGTTCATGATCGTTGTGGATGCATATGCAAAATGGCTGGAAGTGTTTCGCATGTCACAAATCACAGCGCAGACTACCATCACAAGGCTGAGGAGATTATTTGCCTCCTATGGTCTGCCTGAGCAAATCGTCACAGGCACGATACCCCATTCACCTCGGAGGAGTTACAGACTTTTACCAGGCTGAATGGAATACTGCATACCACAAGTGCCCCGGGACATCCAGCAACAAATGGTCTGGCAGAGAGTCAGGTATGAAAAAGCTTACTAACACCTGCCTGATCATTGAAGACAagatttcagtgtttgtgttgcagtatCGATCAACACCAAAATGCACAACTGGACAATCCCCAGCAGATCTGTTTCTGCACAGAGACATCAGGACAAGACTGGATTTCCTTAAACCTTGCACAAAAGAGACTGCGAAAGaaacaatatcaacaaaaaGATCGCCATGACCTGCAGTGCGGCAGACCGATTCTTCAAAGAGGAACTCTGTGTATCTGCGAAGCACAGTGGGAGGAGATCACAAATGGATTCCAGGAATGGTTGTGAGACAGACTGGCCCTGTGTCATACGAAGTCTTAGAGCGGGACTCTGACACAGTGCACAGATGCCACGGAGATCAGCTACGTCCCCTCGCTGTTGCTGAGCCTGATGATACAGAACCACAGGCAGGACAGGATAATGGGCCTATTGGCAGCAGTTCTCTGGACATTATGGACTGTAACATGCCAGCACCAGAGCATCTCGAGCCTGAACCTGTGGCTATGAGACGCTCAAACAGAGAGACTAAACCACCTAAGCGATAagagaaaaatgtcattaatgtgGAAATTGtcattcctcacacacactcttgatCACTCACACAActgaaaatgcacacacacactttcatgaCACTAACATACTGAAGCGCTGTAAGAAAAGTGTTGTTATGATGTTATGTTGTTTAAAGGAGTATACTTGTGTTATGGAAAATATTAGAGTTAAAACTGAGACCATATTGTGTTGGTTAATAACTACAATTGTGTTCAATTAAGGAAATAGGTCATTcatatttcagtgttttattgtacGATTTTATTTGGAAGTTCTCAGCTAAAAGGGGGAGATAATGTGGTATATTGACCACataatgtttattatgttaCAATGCAAACTGGTGTTTTTGGATCTTAGTGAATACGGTCCTGGTTAACCTGTTGTAGCGCGCATGCGCAGCCAAGTTGGAGTTCAACGTGGAGTTAAGATGTGAAAGACATAGCGGTGTCCGTCTCCTTAATAAACATACAATTCATTTGTAATCAGTTTGTCTCTATACACAACGGTGAACAGGATTCATGCAAGTAACTTGCATTGAAGTCATTAAGTCTTACCAGTGACAAACAATGAAGTTTGGAAGAAAAACTGTGTTTATACTTAAACTGTTTAAATATATCATGATAAACTGCAGACTTCTGTATGCCACTAAACTGATTTTGCAATTAAGAATACTCAAAAATTACCCTTTTTTTATGTTAGGTTTGTTCACTTCAATTCTTTCCTGGTCTTCCCTTTTTCCGTGCTTCCctaatgttttattgttctgGCTGCTgtgccatttatttttcttttctttgggGTCAAAATCAGAGTCAATGTTTGGGGTCAATCTGAGTCTTTGTTGAGTCAAAGGACGTGTTGCTTTGTGTTGGCTCATTGTCACTTTCTTTTTCACTGCAGCGCCTTCTCTTCACTGGCCTTGCACTTTTCCCTTCATTTCTCTTTGGCCTTCCTATGGGTCTACCTGTGCTCCTCTTTTTACGTTTTGGCTTAACTGTTCTCCTCTTCtgcacctcctcttcttcatcatgttcttttatattGTTGTCTAACCCAGAGACTGTGTCTCTCTTGTTCCCATACTTCTCACCATCACCAGTGTTGCGTacagtttttattcttttaaccTTCTTCGGTTCAAGTCCTGAACTTGATGAGTGGTAACGCTGGACATGACTCTTCAGGCTCACATTGTGATTAAAACTTTGATCACACTGCTGGCATTGAAAAGGCCTCTCCCCTGTGTGAAGACGCATGTGGGATTTGAGGTGGCCTGCCTGGCTGAAGTCACGTTGGCACACTGAACACTTATACCGCTTCACTCCTGTGTGCACAGCTAAGTGCCTCTGAAGAGCAGTGGAATTGGTAAAGTCAAGATTGCAGATGTGACATTTTAAGTGGCCGTGATCTCTCAGGTGGATTCTGCGTTCCTTATTTGTGGTAAATGTCTCTGAACAGTCGGGACATTTGTATGGTTTTTCTTCCATTAGGTGGATCTGCTGGTGAGTGATTTTGTCCAcctttgttttgaatgtaacATTGCAGTATTTGCATGGGTGTTCATAGTTTTCATCGTGGATTCTGCTGTGAGCATTTAGTGCAACATCACTAACACATCTCCTACCACAAATATTGCAAGCATAGGGTTTAGTTTTGTGTTCACATGTGTGAGGcttctgtttattaaaaaaagttcCACAATCTGTGCAGAGCTGACTGTGTTTGACGGCAAGTGGAGGACAAACCccgtcttcttcctcttcatcttctgtTTCCCCCCCAGATTCTTCATGAAGCTGGTTCGGTAGTAAAAATTCCTCCTCAGGATCCCAATCCTTGTCTGAGTCCATGTTACTTTCATCACCTGACTCCTCCGTTTCCTCCATGGGATCCTCAGTAGTGTGGTTGTCTGGTGACATCGTCTAAAAGGTTTTAAGGACAAGAATGGGTAAGAGTAAAAGTGAACCTGTTCAGTACAGGATGAATATTACAGCGAGACAGAAAAAAGAGGCGATTAAATGATTTATCATTTGGTTTTTAAGTTataaaataatagtaaaaaaCTAGTTCTACTCACAACTGTCTAAAGCAACTCAaggtccaaaacccaaagatagACAGGTAGAATCATCAAAACTTCTCTTTGAGAAGTTAAAGAATCTTTTCACTATCCGATTACCAAAAAAGTtgttcaaaaaaatatatgtcaATTGACTGATTGTTTAAACCCTACCTATTTAGGCTACAAGAGCCCACACATAAATCAACTGCATACAAttccaataataaaaaaggtataATCATGGATTTGTCAAATTATTGGAGTGTATCTTGCGTATGAATTTCAATTGAAACATTTTGGAATGCACAACTCTATTAAAAATGAGACTTATCTCTTagcagtatgtttttttttttatttgtctgacaATTGAAGTCCCACCTGGGTCTCTGAAGTTGCATCTACTTCCACTACTACTTCTGTCAGGGGTTGATCTTCAGCTGTGGGGGCATTGATTTGGCTTTTCCATTGGTTCCTGTAATCACACTGAAGGCACTGTTGGTTCACAACGATGAGCACTCCATGGGTgaccttctctgtctttactttaGAGCCACATGACGGGCACTTGGGGCTGAACAACTGGAGGAGACATTTTTCATTCACAGCGTACCTCCCTTTCATCTGCAGAGTTGCTGCTCTGAGAAATGAGTGAAGCAAAATTATGAGATACAACATTAGAAAAATCTCATCTAGTTTAATGAAAGGACAACAGTAACAAATTCACTAACTTTTTCCTAATCATCTCAATGTTCACAATGTTGTGTAGCATTTGACCATAATCAGACATCTCTGAAGCATAACTTGGCGCTGGGCTTTCTTGGGCATctgcaaatgaaatgtaacattcACCATGATATACAGGAAAGGAATACATTTGTTAATAACTAATACCAGTTTAGtgttataataatttaaatatagttAAATACCTTACCCCTTGAAATTAGTTCTGATTCTTCAGGATAGTAAGATGGACGATCACATGTTCTAAGTTGAGAAGCAATTTCTGTGGTTTCTTCAGGTATCTACACAAAGTAGCATACAGGGTTACACATAGGGTCTGAAATATGTGTCCTCCATGGCAGTGTGGTAACTGAACATTTCTGCCGTCCACTTACAAAATATTTTCCATCACTTCTGAAATCTATGCAGAATGCCTTAGAAATGTAAACACTGAATCAGTGGAAACCAGACAGCAGAAATGTACAATTTAAACCCAGGAATTGCTTTCAGAAAAGTGTGTTTCCTTTCACTGCTACATCCAACATTTATCCTGTATTTGACAGGTAGAAGTTGCTAATTTCATTCACTTTCTCCACCGAAGACACATGCTCAATATACAACATTCACCGTCATATAGGGGTTATTATAATGATTTGAGACATATCAATGTCTATCATCCctattctgtgtttctgttgtacTAAGGTTATTATTATAAAGACATTTGTACCTGTTATTATGTTTATTCATCTCTTTGATACTGTGATGGGGgataacatcaaaacaaaattaTATTGGCACATTGATATAAAACTGGTT contains these protein-coding regions:
- the LOC134865660 gene encoding zinc finger protein 184-like, which codes for MCSVLGCDSWRRDARRFKIPEDPERRLQWVQFILEANEQRLKESCWTEITICNEHFNEDCFEHLSGTVQLRSSAVPSVCVKSEPEEPLESPQYVIPEETTEIASQLRTCDRPSYYPEESELISRDAQESPAPSYASEMSDYGQMLHNIVNIEMIRKKAATLQMKGRYAVNEKCLLQLFSPKCPSCGSKVKTEKVTHGVLIVVNQQCLQCDYRNQWKSQINAPTAEDQPLTEVVVEVDATSETQTMSPDNHTTEDPMEETEESGDESNMDSDKDWDPEEEFLLPNQLHEESGGETEDEEEEDGVCPPLAVKHSQLCTDCGTFFNKQKPHTCEHKTKPYACNICGRRCVSDVALNAHSRIHDENYEHPCKYCNVTFKTKVDKITHQQIHLMEEKPYKCPDCSETFTTNKERRIHLRDHGHLKCHICNLDFTNSTALQRHLAVHTGVKRYKCSVCQRDFSQAGHLKSHMRLHTGERPFQCQQCDQSFNHNVSLKSHVQRYHSSSSGLEPKKVKRIKTVRNTGDGEKYGNKRDTVSGLDNNIKEHDEEEEVQKRRTVKPKRKKRSTGRPIGRPKRNEGKSARPVKRRRCSEKESDNEPTQSNTSFDSTKTQIDPKH